From Candidatus Zixiibacteriota bacterium:
GACTCTCTTGCCGTTCCCGCGCGTAACGCTGTACGTAATCCCAACAGCCCGAAGGGCTGTTATTCCGATGCAAGGGCTTGTTGAAAAACCCTAAATGATGTCATTGCGAGCGAAGCGTGGCAATCTCATTATCTCACTATTGCATTGATTGACATAGAGATCGCCACGTCGCTTCGCTCCTCGCGATGACGACGATGGGCATATTGGGACTTTGTCAACAAGCCCGCAAATCGGAATCCAGTCTTGGCACCTTCTGGATACCGACTTTCGTCGGCATGACAACGCCTGCGGCGTTGTGAGTGGTGACTGAATATGCAGACGACGTAGGGAAGAATCATCAGGATCGTAGGGCGGGATTGTCCTCAAGCCTGCCATCTTGTGTCAAGAGGCAGGTTTCGGAGAAACCTGCCCTTACTTCTCTGCTTCGAGGTCTAACAGATATCTCTTGCGTTGGATGCCGCCGCCATAACCGCCGAGGCCGCCGTTGGTTGCGATCACGCGGTGGCATGGCACTACTATCGAAATGTAGTTTGCGCCGTTGGCTCGTCCGACCGCTCTCGATGCACGTGGTTTGCCCAGCAGGTCAGCCATCTGGCCGTATGAGCGCGTCTTGCCATAAGGTATCGCGAGAAGCTGATCCCATGTACTGCGTTCGAATGGTGTGCCCTTGATATCAAGCGCTACAGAGAATTCTTTCAGCTTGCCGTCGAAATATCGGGTCACTTCTTCTTCAAGTTCGTCGAGATGTGAGTTATTGCCCGGAGTCAACGGCAGCCGGTAGCGTTTCTCGATACGCTTTTTGATACGCTCCACTCCACCGCGATCATGCCATTCGAGAAAACAGACGCCGCTGTCTGTCGCTCCGGCAATCATATCGCCAAGCGGACTCCTAATATCCCTGTACACAATGTTATCTGTCGCCATATAGCCTCCCCGGAGTTTGGCCGAATTGCTTCACAAATGCGTCGCGAAACCCGCTCGCGGATTCATACCCGCACTCATACGCCGCACTCAGATAATCACAGCCGGATTGAATCAGCATGCGCGCGTGATTCAGCCGCAGCCTGCGGTGAAATCCGAGCGGAGTCACGCCGAAGTGTGTCTTGAAATATCGCCTGACCGTCGAAATGTCGTGCCCGGTCATCTTAATCAGCGTCGATTCGTTTAGCCTCTCGGTTTTGTTCTCGCGCATGAATCGCAGCACATCGTGCAGCCATTTGGGGAGAACATCGGGAAACTTCTCGGACCTGCAGCGCTGGCAGCCGCGTAAACCGGCACCGATGGCTTCCTCGCGGCTGTCGAAGAATACGACGTTTTCGATTTTCGGGAGCTTCGCTTTGCATGATGGCAGACAGTAGATGCCGGTAGAGACAACTCCCACATAGAATCGGCCATCATACGACGAGTCATTGCGAATCATCGCTCCAACCATTTCTTTGTTTGTTAGCTCTGCCATGAAGCCAAGCTACGAAAGTGGCAGCTTGCTGTCTACCGATTTTCGAGCAAGTAAGTTAGAAAGTGATATTCGGTTAGTTCGGTCTTCCGGCAGGAAGGGATTCCTGCCGGCGCGCCAAATCTCCAGTCGTGTCGTCGGGGTGTCGAAACCACGCTCTGCGCTACGCGCTTCGCTCAGGGTCGACCTACCTCTGAGTAGTCAGGATCACGCGAGGATACTGATATTATGAGAAGGCCGCTCGGCCAGTATAGATTATACTGGCCTTGTAAACCCTTAAGCAAGGAGCGGCCATGTCAAATACATATGTCGGTATCGACGTACACAAGAAGCTATGTGTATACACAGAGCTTGACCCGAGCGGTAATGTACTAAGGAGAGGGAAGTTCGGCAACAACATAAGTGAGGTGAGCGACTTTGCGAGCCGGATAGGTTCGGGAACTCATATAGTAGTGGAGCCTGTGTTGAACTACGAGTGGTTGTTGGATCAGATAGAGCCATACTCGAAGTCAGTTCACGTTGCTGCGCCGTACAAGGTTCGGATAATCGCGGAGTCGAAGTCGAAGACAGACAAGTATGATTCGAGGGTTCTTGCGGATCTTCTGCGAACGAACTACCTCCCGGAGTCGTGGTTACCTCCACGCGATCTGAGGTCACTCCGGATGATAATACGTCAGCGATATCATTTTGTGAAGATGCTGGTTTCTTTGAAGAACCGGGTACGTCATCTGCTGTTTCTGTATGGTGCAGACCTGAAGGCATCTGACGTGTCGTCAGCAAGCGCGAGGCGCGAGATATCGAGATTGCTGCTTCCGGATGTTAGCTTGATGTCGGTATACCAATGTCTTGAGGAGATAGATAGGTTGAAGG
This genomic window contains:
- a CDS encoding methylated-DNA--[protein]-cysteine S-methyltransferase translates to MATDNIVYRDIRSPLGDMIAGATDSGVCFLEWHDRGGVERIKKRIEKRYRLPLTPGNNSHLDELEEEVTRYFDGKLKEFSVALDIKGTPFERSTWDQLLAIPYGKTRSYGQMADLLGKPRASRAVGRANGANYISIVVPCHRVIATNGGLGGYGGGIQRKRYLLDLEAEK
- a CDS encoding helix-turn-helix domain-containing protein, whose protein sequence is MAELTNKEMVGAMIRNDSSYDGRFYVGVVSTGIYCLPSCKAKLPKIENVVFFDSREEAIGAGLRGCQRCRSEKFPDVLPKWLHDVLRFMRENKTERLNESTLIKMTGHDISTVRRYFKTHFGVTPLGFHRRLRLNHARMLIQSGCDYLSAAYECGYESASGFRDAFVKQFGQTPGRLYGDR
- a CDS encoding IS110 family transposase — translated: MSNTYVGIDVHKKLCVYTELDPSGNVLRRGKFGNNISEVSDFASRIGSGTHIVVEPVLNYEWLLDQIEPYSKSVHVAAPYKVRIIAESKSKTDKYDSRVLADLLRTNYLPESWLPPRDLRSLRMIIRQRYHFVKMLVSLKNRVRHLLFLYGADLKASDVSSASARREISRLLLPDVSLMSVYQCLEEIDRLKETIGGLNEYLEAASEGIEAVSLLRTIHGMGLIWSITIYAEVGDISRFRSAKAFSSYTGLVPTVRSSGESVYRGGITHLGSKPLRHALVEVSLHVCRKSPSLNRLYNRVLYRSNVQKARVAVARKLSVIIYHMLKNSEPYRAETV